A single genomic interval of Aureliella helgolandensis harbors:
- a CDS encoding phosphatidate phosphatase App1 family protein, with translation MNFAEPLPTSDLQPEHQAQLFPSLGYYDFQRAAWRAFVHGRVFIDGRVPIGTRLLLKGLTKAMRATPEEVASDTFQSRIDGFLSAPGRRRRIVLAIGSRQYRLRRRTRRNGSFYGTLTLPQDATAACSKNAPSALAMQLLRSTDEVGTISATRGEIHLVPTHGISVVSDIDDTIKMTEATSRKEMLANTFLRPFEVIEGMAQLYQSWETQGCAFHYVSSSPWQLYEPLAELCAASRFPSGSMHLRYFRVRDEMFKRFRPIRRNSKVGIIAGILKTLPARKFILVGDSGEKDPEIYRFLARRFPTQIVAVLIRNLESRPLDAKRLRKLRTISGTTRCKIFTKSEEIAGTIDRLKQKHPDLNHP, from the coding sequence GTGAATTTTGCTGAACCGCTTCCGACCTCTGACTTGCAGCCCGAGCACCAGGCACAGCTCTTTCCCTCGCTAGGCTACTACGATTTCCAGCGAGCCGCGTGGCGTGCGTTCGTGCATGGCAGAGTCTTTATCGACGGTCGGGTTCCTATCGGTACCCGACTGTTGCTCAAAGGCTTGACCAAGGCCATGCGGGCGACTCCCGAGGAAGTCGCCAGCGATACGTTCCAAAGCCGAATTGATGGCTTTCTATCCGCGCCTGGTAGGCGAAGGAGAATCGTACTTGCGATCGGCTCTCGACAGTATCGCTTGCGTCGCAGGACGAGGCGCAACGGTAGCTTCTATGGCACGCTAACCCTGCCCCAGGACGCGACGGCCGCCTGCTCGAAAAACGCCCCCTCCGCTCTGGCAATGCAACTGCTGCGTTCCACCGACGAGGTCGGCACCATTTCCGCCACGCGCGGAGAAATCCACCTGGTGCCCACGCATGGGATCAGTGTGGTGAGTGACATTGACGACACCATCAAGATGACCGAAGCGACCAGTCGCAAGGAGATGCTTGCGAACACTTTCCTGCGTCCGTTCGAAGTCATTGAGGGAATGGCACAGTTGTACCAAAGCTGGGAGACGCAGGGCTGCGCCTTCCACTACGTTTCAAGCAGCCCCTGGCAACTCTACGAGCCACTGGCTGAACTGTGCGCCGCCAGCCGTTTCCCGTCGGGCAGCATGCACCTACGTTACTTCCGAGTCCGAGACGAAATGTTCAAGCGTTTCCGCCCCATCCGACGCAATAGCAAAGTCGGCATCATTGCGGGAATCCTCAAGACGTTGCCCGCGCGCAAATTCATCCTCGTCGGAGATAGCGGAGAGAAGGACCCAGAAATCTACCGCTTTCTGGCGCGACGCTTCCCCACGCAAATTGTCGCAGTCCTCATCCGAAATCTCGAATCACGACCACTCGACGCTAAGCGTCTGCGAAAACTGCGAACAATCTCCGGCACAACTCGTTGCAAAATCTTCACTAAGTCTGAAGAAATCGCCGGAACTATTGATCGACTCAAGCAAAAGCATCCCGATCTCAATCATCCATAA
- the smpB gene encoding SsrA-binding protein SmpB translates to MSKKKAAPTKPKPTKSKGGTKSSGKGTTKGGKTPATPSIKPICTNRKARHKYEILDTIECGMILVGSEVKSLRNGKCQLDESYGRVRGETLWLFGCDIAEYPQATVWNHEPRRPRQLLIHRREMGKFVGQAKEKGLTLVPLQLYFNERGIVKCQMALCKGMKLHDKREKLKKADARRDIERAVRRGR, encoded by the coding sequence TTGAGCAAGAAAAAAGCAGCACCCACCAAGCCCAAGCCTACGAAATCTAAAGGGGGCACTAAATCTAGCGGTAAAGGGACGACCAAGGGGGGCAAGACTCCAGCTACTCCCAGCATCAAACCAATTTGCACCAATCGCAAGGCCCGGCACAAGTACGAAATCTTGGACACCATCGAATGTGGCATGATCCTGGTCGGCAGCGAGGTTAAGAGTCTACGCAATGGCAAGTGTCAGTTGGACGAATCGTACGGGCGTGTGCGGGGAGAGACTCTGTGGTTGTTCGGCTGCGACATTGCTGAATATCCTCAAGCGACCGTTTGGAATCATGAGCCGCGACGTCCTCGGCAGCTGTTGATTCATCGACGAGAAATGGGCAAGTTTGTCGGGCAAGCCAAGGAAAAAGGGCTGACGCTGGTGCCATTGCAGTTGTATTTCAATGAACGAGGGATCGTGAAGTGTCAGATGGCTCTCTGCAAAGGGATGAAGTTGCATGACAAACGCGAAAAACTAAAGAAAGCCGATGCACGACGTGATATTGAACGGGCCGTCCGCCGAGGGCGTTAG
- the lipA gene encoding lipoyl synthase — MTFELPVVTENATSGSCGSAASGADFVPTQRLPQWLRRDLPKGNFNNFTAGLLEELKLETVCDNAKCPNRMECYSQKTATFMILGNVCTRPCGFCAVSRGKPEALELDEPDRVAEAAYRLGLKHVVITSVTRDDLPDGGAEHFYETVLAVRAKTQATIEVLTPDFIKNKAGLDRVVEAAPEVFNHNMETVPRLYRRVRGPKSDYNWTLELLKRVQELNPSIKTKSGLMLGLSETRDELLQCLADLRTFGCDFLTLGQYLQPGQRYLPVVRYVPPEEFEELGEIALKMGFEKVASGPFVRSSYHAREMTQ; from the coding sequence ATGACATTCGAGCTTCCCGTCGTAACTGAGAACGCGACTTCCGGCAGCTGCGGTAGCGCGGCCTCAGGAGCGGACTTCGTCCCTACCCAACGCCTTCCCCAGTGGCTGCGTCGCGACCTTCCTAAGGGAAATTTCAACAACTTCACCGCCGGCTTACTGGAGGAATTGAAACTAGAGACGGTCTGTGATAACGCCAAATGCCCGAATCGCATGGAATGCTATTCGCAAAAAACGGCCACTTTCATGATCCTGGGGAACGTCTGCACGCGTCCTTGCGGATTCTGCGCGGTGTCGCGCGGCAAACCGGAAGCCCTCGAGCTGGATGAACCCGATCGCGTCGCCGAAGCCGCCTACCGACTCGGCCTCAAACACGTCGTGATTACCTCGGTTACCCGCGACGACCTGCCCGACGGAGGTGCTGAACACTTTTACGAGACCGTCCTGGCCGTGCGCGCCAAAACCCAGGCCACAATTGAGGTCCTGACACCAGACTTCATTAAAAATAAAGCCGGTTTGGATCGCGTCGTCGAAGCGGCTCCCGAGGTCTTCAATCACAACATGGAGACCGTTCCCAGACTCTATCGCCGAGTCCGAGGCCCGAAAAGCGACTACAATTGGACGCTCGAACTCTTGAAGCGAGTCCAAGAACTCAACCCGAGTATTAAGACCAAGAGTGGCCTGATGCTGGGACTGAGCGAAACTCGTGACGAATTGCTGCAATGCCTAGCCGATCTGCGCACTTTCGGTTGCGACTTCCTCACCCTGGGGCAGTATCTCCAACCAGGCCAGCGTTACCTACCCGTGGTTCGCTATGTTCCCCCAGAGGAGTTTGAAGAACTCGGCGAAATCGCCTTAAAGATGGGCTTTGAAAAGGTCGCCAGTGGGCCATTCGTCCGCTCCAGCTACCATGCACGCGAAATGACCCAGTAA
- a CDS encoding ABC transporter ATP-binding protein has protein sequence MLKIQDLYKSFALPDQSRLPVLDIPEFKIGQGEQVVLIGESGGGKTTLLHCIAGIMAPDRGSIQVDNIELSKLSEAGRDRVRAAKLGYVFQTFNLLSGFTALENVRLGMTFGSGKHDLARATDLLQKVGLGERLHHKPAALSVGQQQRVAVARALANRPKLLLADEPTANIDPKNQQVIIDLIRACCRDEGIALLMVTHSLQVAEQFERVERLESLNKAMQTVAANHS, from the coding sequence ATGCTAAAAATTCAAGATCTATACAAGTCTTTCGCGCTCCCCGACCAATCGCGGTTGCCCGTGTTGGACATCCCTGAGTTCAAAATCGGTCAGGGGGAACAGGTGGTATTGATTGGTGAGAGTGGCGGTGGCAAGACGACGCTGCTGCATTGCATCGCTGGCATTATGGCCCCCGACCGCGGCTCAATCCAAGTGGACAACATCGAGCTGTCGAAGTTGAGTGAAGCGGGCCGCGATCGCGTGCGTGCGGCCAAGCTCGGGTACGTATTCCAGACCTTCAATCTCCTCTCCGGATTCACGGCGTTGGAGAATGTGCGTCTGGGCATGACCTTTGGAAGCGGCAAACACGACTTGGCACGCGCTACCGATCTGCTGCAAAAGGTCGGGCTGGGGGAGCGGTTGCACCACAAACCAGCTGCCTTGTCGGTCGGACAACAGCAGCGAGTGGCTGTGGCGCGCGCGCTGGCCAACCGCCCTAAGTTGCTGCTGGCGGATGAGCCGACCGCTAATATTGATCCCAAAAATCAACAAGTGATCATCGATTTAATTCGTGCGTGTTGTCGTGACGAAGGCATTGCGCTGTTGATGGTCACCCATTCCCTGCAGGTAGCCGAGCAGTTTGAACGCGTCGAACGCTTGGAGTCGCTCAACAAAGCCATGCAGACCGTTGCTGCCAATCACTCGTGA
- a CDS encoding carboxylesterase family protein translates to MLRSILRTFLPFSTCFGIVLCTAPVASAQTTKVDAAETAPEKLFEPREYIGEEGPLAGKSLKYRLLKPLDYDPGEKYPLVVFLHGAGERGDDNTAQLVHGMADFCSPENRKKYRCYVIAPQCPKGEKWADIDWSADQVALPPHASQSMQLTLALVDSMLADAAVDKKRVYITGLSMGGYGTWDALARRPDFFAAAIPICGGGDPATAEQIKHIPLACYHGGADSVVNVELSRDMIEALRQAGGKPLYTEYPGVGHNSWTATYANPDTLEWLFAQRRTAKVQP, encoded by the coding sequence ATGCTCCGTTCCATCTTGCGAACCTTTCTACCATTCAGCACTTGTTTCGGGATTGTGCTGTGCACCGCCCCCGTGGCCTCAGCACAGACCACCAAGGTCGACGCTGCGGAAACCGCTCCGGAAAAATTGTTTGAACCGCGCGAGTATATCGGCGAAGAGGGGCCCCTAGCGGGAAAATCTCTCAAGTACCGACTCCTAAAACCGCTGGACTACGACCCGGGCGAAAAATATCCGCTGGTCGTTTTCCTGCACGGAGCTGGAGAGCGGGGCGACGACAATACGGCTCAATTGGTCCATGGCATGGCGGATTTCTGCTCTCCGGAGAACCGTAAGAAATACCGCTGTTACGTGATCGCCCCGCAATGCCCCAAGGGTGAAAAATGGGCAGACATCGATTGGTCCGCCGACCAGGTTGCGCTGCCGCCGCACGCCAGCCAATCGATGCAATTGACTCTGGCTCTCGTAGATTCCATGTTGGCCGATGCAGCGGTCGACAAAAAACGCGTCTACATTACCGGCCTGTCGATGGGGGGCTATGGTACCTGGGATGCATTGGCGCGTCGGCCCGATTTTTTCGCAGCGGCAATTCCCATCTGCGGCGGTGGCGACCCAGCCACGGCGGAACAAATCAAACACATACCGCTAGCTTGCTACCATGGCGGAGCAGACAGCGTCGTCAATGTCGAGCTTTCACGGGACATGATTGAAGCGCTTCGGCAAGCCGGCGGAAAGCCACTCTACACAGAGTATCCCGGCGTTGGACACAATAGCTGGACAGCCACCTATGCGAATCCCGACACCCTGGAATGGCTCTTTGCCCAGCGCCGCACAGCAAAGGTTCAACCCTAG